The stretch of DNA CCCTTCAGCACCACCTTTGCCGAGGCAGCATTGAAGTTTTCATACTCCAGTTCGCCCAAGTCTCCACCATCCATGGTGTAAGCCCATTCGCAACCAAACCGTTCCACATCGAAGAGATGCGCCCCCTTGCCAATTTCCTCATCGGGATTGAAGGCAATGCGAATGTCGCCATGTTTCACCTCGTTATGGTCGCGTAGCCAACACATCGCCTGCATAATCTCGGCAATACCAGCCTTGTCGTCCGCCCCGAGAAGGGTAGTTCCATCGGTCACAATCAAGTCTTCGCCCACATGCCTCTTCAGTTCAGGAAACTTCGTCGGCGACGAAACGATACCGGCCGACAGCTCGATATCACCCCCGTCGTAACCTTTCACGATACGGGCTCGCACGTTTTCGCCGCTACAATCGGGACTGGTATCATAGTGAGAAATAAAACCTATCGTGGGAATTCTTTTCTTACAGTTGGCCTTCAGCGTAGCATAGAGATAGCCATTGCCATCCATTTCCACATCGCTGAGCCCCTCTCTCTCCATTTCTTTCTTGAGATACTCTGCAAAAACAAGCTGTTTCGGGGTGCTCGGAACGGTTTCCGAACCATCGTCCGACTGGGTGTCAAACCGGGTATAATTGATAAACCTCTCTGCAATTTCCATGCGTAGCTGTGATTTAATGAAGTAACGAAATTGCAAACAAAAAACAAAGGTGGTGCGGGTGACGGATAATTTCAGTCTGTCCAAAAACTCCCAAACATCTCAGTTCTTTCTTCACAACTCGGAATTATCCAATAAAAAAAGAGTGACCCCGGCGGGATTCAAACCCACGATCTCAGGAACCGGAATCCTGCATTCTATTCAGCTGAACTACGGGGCCCCTTTTTCGCTTGCAAAAGTAAACAAAAAACTTGGCCCGTGCAAGTCTACCCCACTGAAAATATTGAAAAAAGAGGAGAAAAAGACTTGCATTCTCCATGTCAGAGCCTCCCTTTCCGCCTCCTCTCTCCCCTCTTCATCGCGTTGACAAACACGTTGTTGTTACACGGCAGACAGATAATCCCGTTAACCCAAACGCCCCGAAGCGTTGAGAAAACGTCTTGATCTGATAGACGTTGACAGAAGCACAGATGGACAAGGGGCACCTTGACAGTTACAGGATTGCTATATATAATAAGGTGGATTCGTGATGAGGAACCGCTCTTGCTTCAAAGAACACAACACCCACATCCTCTGACGACATGCTCGCCCTGCAACATCCCTTTTGCAAAAGCTAAGCTTTCGCCCTCCTATCTCTTAGCTTTTGAACCTTAAAAGCTAAGAGATGGGCATGTAAAAGCTAAGAGATGGTAAACCGCTTGTCGAATCTACTGAAACCCACCGACTTCCATCACGTTTTATTTTCCTCGTTGTCTGTTCGGCAACAGCTGTTTTAAGAATTCTTTCAACAGTCGTATCTCCACATTTTTTCCTCTCATATCAGCATCCAAGAATCATCCAAAAGAACAACAGGCCAGTCACCCTTACCTTTGCTTTCATGTCAGATCTGTCAGCCTCTTAAGGTGTAACAATCGTTAATAATCGAGCGTAATATTTTCGTTTTTAGTCGATATAGAGGCCGTTAATAATTAAATACTACTAATTTTACGAGAAATTTAAACAAAAACATTTGTGAGTTAGATATAAAAATCACTATTTTTGCCCGTCAGTAATTCAGTAAAGAATAGGTTGTCAATCATTAATGCCTGTTGAAAAGTTGTATTCCCACGTAACAAAAAGGGATATTTCATCCACATACCAGGAAGAGCACAGCCTATATACCATTACTTTCCCCTGCCCTATTGCACAAAAAAGCTATCACAAGCCAACCAAATAAAGACAGACTAAATAGATGAAATGTTTATGAATAAAAAGCTACTTATGTGTTTGACCACCCTCTTTCTGTGCGTAAGCGCAGTTGTGGCGCAAACAAAAATCTCGGGTACGGTGATGTCGGCAGGCGACAACGAACCCATTATTGGTGCTACCATCACGGTGGTAGGAACCAAAACGGCGGCAGTAACCGACGTGGACGGGCATTTCTCGCTCACCACCGACGCACACAATCCACAAATTACCGTTAGTTACATCGGCATGGTGGCACAGACGTTAAAGGCTTCGGCCAACATGCACATAGTGCTCAAGGCCAACGCTCAAGTGCTTAACGAGGTGGTGGTAACGGGTCTTACGCGCACAGACCGCCGTTTGTTTACGGGTGCTACCGATAAGGTTGACGCCGAGAAAGCCCGACTGAGCGGTGTGGCCGACATCAGTCGGTCGCTCGAAGGGCAGGCTGCGGGCGTGTCGGTGCAGAACGTCAGCGGAACGTTTGGCACAGCCCCGAAGATACGCGTTCGTGGTGCGACCTCTATTTACGGAAGTAGTAAGCCTCTGTGGGTGGTGGATGGCGTTATCATGGAGGATGCCGCCAACGTGGGAGCTGACGATTTGGCTTCGGGAAACCCTGAAACGCTTATCTCATCGGCTATCGCAGGCCTGAACGCCGACGACATCGAAAGCTTCCAGATACTGAAAGACGGCTCGGCCACCTCTATCTATGGAGCGCGTGCAATGGCTGGCGTTATTGTTGTTACTACCAAAAAGGGCAAACAAGGACAAGCACATATCAGCTATACGGGCGAGTTTACCACCAGACTTGTACCTTCATACAACAACTTCGACATCCTCGACTCCAAAGAACAGATGGGTATTTACCGGGAAATGGCCGACAAGGGTTGGCTCAATCTCTCTGAAGTGCTCAATGGTAGCGAGTATGGCGTATACGGAAAGATGTACGAACTCACCAATCGATATGACCGTCTTACGGGTCGTTTCGCATTGGAGAACACCACCGAGGCGAAGAACCGCTACCTGCAACAGGCCGAATTCAGAAATACCAACTGGTTTAACGAGCTTTTCTCTACTAATATCATGCAGAATCACTCTGTGAGTCTGAGCGGCGGCACACAAACATCGAACTACTATGCCTCATTCAGTGCAATGCTCGATCCGGGTTGGTACAAACAAAGCAACGTGAATCGCTACACGCTCAGCTTGAACCTGACGCAACATTTGTCGGACAAATTATCGCTCAACCTCATCGGCGGAGCAGCCTATCGCAAGCAACGCGCCCCCGGAACGCTGGGACAAGACGTAGACGTTGTTAGCGGCGAGGTGAAACGCGACTTCGATATCAATCCTTATTCTTATGCCAGCAACACCTCGCGCGTATTGGATCCCAATGAGTATTATGTTTCCAATTTTGCGCCGTTCAACATCTTCAACGAGCTGAACAACAATTATATCGACCTCAATGTCCTCGATGCTAAATTCCAATTAGAACTGAAGTATAAACCCATTAAGGGATTGGAACTCTCGGCTTTGGGTGCCTTTAAGTACATGGCTTCCACACAAGAACACCATGTAAAAGACAATTCCAACCAGGCAATGGCCTATCGGGCTATGGCCAATGGCATCATCCGCGAAGCCAATAAGTATCTCTATAAGGATCCGTCCAACCCCTACAATCTTCCCTTCTCGGTGTTGCCCTACGGCGGTTTGTATCATAAGGGCGACAATCGCATGAGCGATTACGACCTGCGCGCTACGGCTAACTACAACCATACCTTCGCTCAAAAGCACATTATGAACCTTTTTGCAGGTATGGAGGTGAAGAGCATCGAACGCCAGCGTACCGTTTTCGAAGGCTCAGGACTGCGTTACGATGCGGGTCAAGTGCCGTTCTACATTTACGAATACTTCAAACGGGCCGTCGAGGCAGGCAACACCTATTACATGATAACGCCAACAAACTCGCGTAGTGTGGCTTTCTACGGCAACGCCACTTATAGCTATAAGGGTCGTTACGTGTTCAATGGTACCCTTCGTTACGAGGGTTCGAACCAGATGGGACGTGATACCAACGCCCGATGGATGCCCACATGGAACGTGTCGGGTGCTTGGAACGTGCACGAAGAAAACTGGTTTGGCAAACTTTCACCCCTTTCTCGCCTAACCTTACGTGCCTCGTACAGTCTTACGGGTACGCCTCCCGATGCCTCATACAGCAACTCTACGGCTATCATTAAGGCTTCTAACCCCTTCCGCCTCTTTGCCGAAGACCAAGAACCACAACTCGAAATATACGAATTGGCTAATGCTAACCTCACCTACGAGAAGAAAAATGAATTGAACTTAGGGTTCGACGCCTCGCTATGGAACAACCGTTTGGGTATCACCTTCGACTTCTACACTCGAAAGAACTTCGATGAAATAGGTCCAATGGTTACTGCCGGAACGGGCGGACAAATCATACGCGCTGCCAACGTGGCCGAAATGAACTCTAATGGCGTTGAACTAAGCCTCTCGTCGGTGAACTTAAAGAACAAACATTTCTCGTGGACCACAAGCTTTATCTATGCATACGCCAACACCGAGATAACTAAGCTTTTCAATCAAGGCAACGTGATGAGTCTGGTTAGTGGCAGCGGATTTGCCAAACGTGGCTATCCTGCACGCTCGTTGTTCTCTATTCCCTTCATAGGTCTTAACGACGAAGGAATGCCCATGGTGCTGAACGAGAAAGGAATGGTAACAACCGATGACATTAACTTCCAAGAGCGCACCCTAACAGACTTCCTTAAATACGAAGGACCTACCGATCCGCTGCACACTGGCTCTGTTGGCAACGTGTTTACATACCGTGGTTTCAGACTCAATGTTTTCGTAACCTACGCCTTTGGCAATGTGGTGCGCCTTGATCCGAAGTTCCGTGCACGTTATAACGATCTCGTTTCAATGACCAATGCCTTTAAAAACCGATTGACAAAGTCTGGCGAAGAAACTCAAACCAACGTGCCTGGCATTATCTCTAAGGCTCAATACATGGCCAACACCAACCTTCGGCAAGGATATAATGCCTACAACTACACCGATGTTCGTATCGCTAAGGGCGACTTTATCCGCCTGAAGGAAGTGTCGTTGGGCTACGATTTGCCTGCACAATGGCTCAAAAACGCCATGGTAAAGAATGTGTCGCTCAAGTTGCAAGCCACTAATCTCTTTTTGCTCTATGCCGATAAGCGACTCAATGGGCAAGATCCCGAATTCTATAACGTGGGTGGTGTGGCTTCGCCTATGCCCAAACAATTCACTCTTACTGTAAAACTCGGACTTTAAACCCTACGAAGATGAAAATTAATAAATATATAATAGGTGGGTCGATGGTTGCTGTTTCGTTCGCGTTAGCCTCATGCAACGATTTCCTCAACAAGTATCCCGACAGCCGTATGGATCTCAAAAATCCCTCGGAAGTGAGTCAACTCCTCGTTAGTGCATACCCTTCGGCACATCCCGCCTACCTTACCGAGATGTATTCGGACAATACCGACGAGCAGTTGCACAGCACGTGGAGCACGTTCGACAGGTTTCAAGAGCAGGCTTACCAATGGAAAGACATCGATGAGGTGCGTAACGCCGAAACGCCTTTCCAACTTTGGGAAGCCCACTACACCGCTGTGGCCACAGCCAATGAGGCCATTGCACACATCAAAAGCGTAAAAAATCCTCGTGATTACGATGCACAGCTGGGCGAAGCATTGCTTTGCAGGGCCTTCGCCATGTTCCAATTGAGTACAGTTTTCTGCCAAGCCTACGACAAAACGACGGCTCAAAACAACTTGGGAATGCCTTACCCAACAGAGCCCGAACGAATTGTGGGACGCCTGATGGAACGTGGAACACTGGCGCAACTTTACGAAAAGATAGAAAAAGACCTGCAAGAAGGCATCTCGCTTGTTGGCACTAAGTATGCCCGACCTAAGTTCCACTTCACTAAGCAAGCAGCTTACGCCTTCGCAACACGCTTCTATCTCTATGCTCAACAATACGATAAAGCCGTGCAATACGCCAATATGGTGTTGGGAGATCAGCCTGCCGACGTCCTTAGAAACTGGACCGAATGGAATCGTTTAGGGCCAAGCGGAAACGTACAGCCTAATGCTTTCGTACAAGCATCCAACAATGCCAACATCTTATTGTTGCCCGTACCCTCCGAATGGGGTGTAATAAGTATCCCCGTATTGGCTGGAAGCAAGTATGCGCACGGTGAAATGACAAGTAAAACCGAAACGTTGCAGGCTCCTGGGCCATGGGGTAATAGCGGAACGGAACTACTTTACACCGTTACTTACAACAATGGCGTGTCGAAATATGCCTTGCGCAAGATTCCCTACGTGCCTCGTGTGACAGACGTTGCGGCAGGTATCGGCATCCCCTACACCGAGTTTGCCGTGTTTAACACCGATGCTACCCTGCTCGAACGTGCCGAAGCGTATGCCCTTTCCGGAAAATATGCCGAAGCATTGAACGATATCAACACCGAATTGGCTGTTTTTTCGAAAAAGAAGGTCCGGCTTACGCTTGACCAGATCAAGGATTTCTACAACTCCCTGGCTTATTACACGCCCACCAAACCTACGCCCAGGAAAGCTCTGCATCCGCTTTTCACCATCGAGAAAACCACGCAAGAGCCACTTCTCCAATGTATCTTGCAGTTGCGTCGCATCCTCACCATACATGAAGGATTCAGATTACAAGATGTGAAACGCTATGGCATCACTCTGTATCGCAGGCAAGTGGATATACGTTCGACCGTTACCGCCCTTACCGACTCGATGAAAGTGGGCGATCCACGCTTAGCCATCCAGTTGCCACAAGACGTTATTTCTGCCGGAATAACGGCCAATCCCCGTAACAAGTAAAACTATACGCTCATGAAGAAGTATTTATATTTGGCTGCAATCGCCTTCGCATGCTGTGCCACAACCTTGTTTTCGTGCAGCGATGACAAACTGAGCGGCGACTCTATCTTCTCTACTAAAGCACAAAAGCGGAATCCCTTCGACCAGTGGCTGTATAAAAACTACACCATGCCTTACAATGTGGATTTCCAATATCGGCTTAAGACAGAGGAAACAGATAAAGCCTATCATTTCGTTCCTGCCGATTCGGCCAAGACGGCCAAGCTGGCCATCATCACAAAGTTCATGTGGTTCGACCCATATACGGAAACTATCGGCCTCGACTTTATAAAAGAGAATGCGCCGCGCATCATCGTAGCCGTGGGCATTCCTGGTTATACGCGCTACCGAACCGAAGTGGTGGGCAGTGCCGAGGGTGGCTATAAGGTGACGTTAAGCAAGGTAAACGCCCTTACCGACGACCTGCTGAAAGACTATCGCAGCATGACTGGCTTTTATTTCCACACCATGCACCACGAGTTTATGCACATCTTGAACCAGAAAAAGCCCTACGACGAGTCGTACGACAACATCTCTCGTTCCGACTACGTAAGCGGCAACTGGACCTCTGTGCCCGAAAAGCGGGCATACGCGTTAGGGTTTGTGTCGCCTTATTCGATGGAAAACCCTGCCGAAGACATTGCCGAGCTTTACTCCATTTATGTGACCAGCACGCCACAGGAGTGGAATTCCATCTTACAGTCTGCCGGAACAAAAGGCACGAGCATTATCAACAGAAAGCTAAAGATCGTGCGCGATTATATGAGGAACGCTTGGGATGCAGACATCGACTTGCTACGCAACGCCATATTACGGAGAGGTGGGAAAATTTCCACGCTCGATTTGAATAGCTTAAAGTAGCAAGACAATGAAGACGAACATTAATAATATTAAAGAAGTAAAACGATAAGCAAATGAAAAAGGCATATTTCCTATTCATATCCGTGGTGCTGACACTCCTCATGCAATCGTGTTTGCACGAAAAGAATACGACTTTTGACCTCCCCGCCGCAGAGCGAGTAGACCAAAGTGTAGCAGATTACACCACACTATTAGAATCGTCTGAAGGTGGCTGGATGCTGCATTATTATGCAGGAAGAAACTATAGCTACGGAGGATACACCCTACTATTGAAGTTTAAAAACGGACATGTCACTGCCATGGGCGACGTGTTAGACCCCGAAGAAAAGGCCACTTCCGAATACGAAGTAGTGAAAGACCAAGGCCCCATGCTCTCGTTCAACGTATATAATAAGGTGATACACCCCCTGGCAGCACCCTGGTTGGGCAACCCAGAGGGCATTCAGGGCGACTACGAGTTTGCCATACTACGTGCCACAACAGACAGTATCGTGCTCAGAGGTCGCAAATGGAAGAACGAAATGGTGCTTACACGCCTGCCCAAAGACACCAATTGGGATGAGTACATGATGGGTATCATCACCGTGAAAGACGGAATGAGCGTCAGCACTTATAACTTTATCCAAGGCAACGACACCTTGGCACAAGGCTCCATCGACCCCGACACACGCCGAATCACCGTTACGCTGGGTCAAACCAAGTGGGACATGCCCTATTGCACTAATGCTACAGGCATCGTGTTGCGCCAACCTATCACCATCGGAGGCAAACAATATCAAAACCTTACATGGAATGAAACCGAGCGAGCCCTTACCGAAGGCGAACTCAAAGTGGCGCAATACACACCTTCCAATCACAAGAAAATAGACTTCTGGGTAGGCGAATGGCAACTCAAAACGAGTTTGAGAAAACGCATCACCCTCACCTTGGAACGAGCCACAGCCCCGAACACTCTGAAAGGATATTTGCTTTACGACAAGGTGAGCTACGAACTGCAACTCACCTACGATCCCATCAACGGGCGAATAGAGCTTCCCGGCCAACCTGTTATCGACCCCACCTACAAGTATCCCGCAGGAATCGTAATGGTTCCCGCCTCTCAGAAAGACAGTAAGCTCTTCGGAGAAGGTAAGGGCAGTATGTATTTCACCTGGAATGAGGATATGTCTCGAGCCGATGCCGAAGACAGCGGACAGATTTCAGGCTACACCGTAGACTCGTTCTTGGGCGTTGCCTATGGCGAAGACCTAAGTCCCTTGCTCAATCCAAAGGGAGGTTACGTATACGCCTTCACATTGCCGAACATCGAATACATTAAGAAACTAAAATGACAACCACTATGAACAAATTCATTTCCATATCCCTGGCCACGGGTCTGACTGCTCTTATGGTGGCGTGCAGCAGCGATAAAGACCTGCCAGCGTATGCTGCGGGCCTCTCTGTGGTCAAGGCACAAACCACATTTCATGTGCTGGGCGGAACACAAGAGGTGACATTGGCCGCACAACCGGCACAGGCTTATGCGCAAGATGCCTGGCTCGCTGTGACGAAAAAGGGAGAAACGCTTGCGTTGACTGCCGAGACGAACACCAGTCCGCAAACCCGGAACACCCTTTTAGTCATCAAAAATCAGCAGGGCGACTCCATCACGCTCAACATTCATCAAGAAGGCGTATCGTTCGGGCTGCCCGTTGGCGAAGAGATCTATACTGCCGACGAGGCTTTCGAGAAGTCTTTGGCAACTCCTTCCAACGTAACCGTCGACTACGGAGCTACCGAAAGTTGGATAACCGTGCAGAAAAACGGTGAAAACATTGACGTGAAAGTGGCTGCCAACACCACAGGAAAGCCACGCGTGGGCTGGGTAACGGCTAAAGCAGTGGGACTTACCGACTCGCTTCGGGTGGTACAAGCATCCTTGGCCGACATCGAAGGAGAGTATATTCAAACAGCTCTCATGAGGCTGCCCAGTAGAGATTTGGAGAAGAAAACCACAAAAGTGCGTATTGTGGCAACAGGTACGAACAAGGCCAACTTTATCGTTGAAGACAAATACGCCTGGGAGGTTAGCTTTACTCCTGGCAAAGGTCTTACGATGTATAACGGCAAAATCGTGGGCAAAAATGAGGTAAAACCAGGCGTTTTCGAATATCTCATCACCGTGATTGTGGCCGACGATTTTAGAAAAGGACATGAAACGGCCATCAACGGAACACAAGAAAGCGTCTTGTTGACCTTCGATGATAAGGGAAACCTCGTCTTCAAAGAAGCACAGAAACTGGCTTCCGAACAAACTTTCGCCTCCTATGGTTGGAACCGCTTCTCTGATTCGAAACCCGTTATGGGAGCTTTCCGAGGCATCGGTGAGGTATTTGTAAAACCCCAACTCAAGCGCAAACCTTAGATTCTCTAAGAACTGACAGATTCAAATAGCCGAGCGTGTTCTGCACATCTTCATTCAATGAACGAGAAGATGGCAGAACACGTTTTGCAAAAGCTCAGCTTTCGTCCTCCGTTTTCTTAGCTTTTACATCGCCATCTCTTAGCTTTTGCACCTCAAAAGCTAAGCTTTTACAACGTATTTCCTAAGCCCCTGATTCCCAACTGAATAGGAAGGCCATCCCAAACGAGGGAAAAATCTGCCGAGAAACGGGCGCAGAAAGAGCAGGTTTTGCGTACCTTTGCAGAAGACGAAAGAAGCCGAAGAGCCTTTCTATCCGCCCTCTGCACATACCTGAAGACT from Prevotella sp. oral taxon 475 encodes:
- a CDS encoding DUF4302 domain-containing protein, whose product is MKKAYFLFISVVLTLLMQSCLHEKNTTFDLPAAERVDQSVADYTTLLESSEGGWMLHYYAGRNYSYGGYTLLLKFKNGHVTAMGDVLDPEEKATSEYEVVKDQGPMLSFNVYNKVIHPLAAPWLGNPEGIQGDYEFAILRATTDSIVLRGRKWKNEMVLTRLPKDTNWDEYMMGIITVKDGMSVSTYNFIQGNDTLAQGSIDPDTRRITVTLGQTKWDMPYCTNATGIVLRQPITIGGKQYQNLTWNETERALTEGELKVAQYTPSNHKKIDFWVGEWQLKTSLRKRITLTLERATAPNTLKGYLLYDKVSYELQLTYDPINGRIELPGQPVIDPTYKYPAGIVMVPASQKDSKLFGEGKGSMYFTWNEDMSRADAEDSGQISGYTVDSFLGVAYGEDLSPLLNPKGGYVYAFTLPNIEYIKKLK
- a CDS encoding putative zinc-binding metallopeptidase; this translates as MKKYLYLAAIAFACCATTLFSCSDDKLSGDSIFSTKAQKRNPFDQWLYKNYTMPYNVDFQYRLKTEETDKAYHFVPADSAKTAKLAIITKFMWFDPYTETIGLDFIKENAPRIIVAVGIPGYTRYRTEVVGSAEGGYKVTLSKVNALTDDLLKDYRSMTGFYFHTMHHEFMHILNQKKPYDESYDNISRSDYVSGNWTSVPEKRAYALGFVSPYSMENPAEDIAELYSIYVTSTPQEWNSILQSAGTKGTSIINRKLKIVRDYMRNAWDADIDLLRNAILRRGGKISTLDLNSLK
- a CDS encoding SusC/RagA family TonB-linked outer membrane protein; its protein translation is MNKKLLMCLTTLFLCVSAVVAQTKISGTVMSAGDNEPIIGATITVVGTKTAAVTDVDGHFSLTTDAHNPQITVSYIGMVAQTLKASANMHIVLKANAQVLNEVVVTGLTRTDRRLFTGATDKVDAEKARLSGVADISRSLEGQAAGVSVQNVSGTFGTAPKIRVRGATSIYGSSKPLWVVDGVIMEDAANVGADDLASGNPETLISSAIAGLNADDIESFQILKDGSATSIYGARAMAGVIVVTTKKGKQGQAHISYTGEFTTRLVPSYNNFDILDSKEQMGIYREMADKGWLNLSEVLNGSEYGVYGKMYELTNRYDRLTGRFALENTTEAKNRYLQQAEFRNTNWFNELFSTNIMQNHSVSLSGGTQTSNYYASFSAMLDPGWYKQSNVNRYTLSLNLTQHLSDKLSLNLIGGAAYRKQRAPGTLGQDVDVVSGEVKRDFDINPYSYASNTSRVLDPNEYYVSNFAPFNIFNELNNNYIDLNVLDAKFQLELKYKPIKGLELSALGAFKYMASTQEHHVKDNSNQAMAYRAMANGIIREANKYLYKDPSNPYNLPFSVLPYGGLYHKGDNRMSDYDLRATANYNHTFAQKHIMNLFAGMEVKSIERQRTVFEGSGLRYDAGQVPFYIYEYFKRAVEAGNTYYMITPTNSRSVAFYGNATYSYKGRYVFNGTLRYEGSNQMGRDTNARWMPTWNVSGAWNVHEENWFGKLSPLSRLTLRASYSLTGTPPDASYSNSTAIIKASNPFRLFAEDQEPQLEIYELANANLTYEKKNELNLGFDASLWNNRLGITFDFYTRKNFDEIGPMVTAGTGGQIIRAANVAEMNSNGVELSLSSVNLKNKHFSWTTSFIYAYANTEITKLFNQGNVMSLVSGSGFAKRGYPARSLFSIPFIGLNDEGMPMVLNEKGMVTTDDINFQERTLTDFLKYEGPTDPLHTGSVGNVFTYRGFRLNVFVTYAFGNVVRLDPKFRARYNDLVSMTNAFKNRLTKSGEETQTNVPGIISKAQYMANTNLRQGYNAYNYTDVRIAKGDFIRLKEVSLGYDLPAQWLKNAMVKNVSLKLQATNLFLLYADKRLNGQDPEFYNVGGVASPMPKQFTLTVKLGL
- the pepT gene encoding peptidase T, which encodes MEIAERFINYTRFDTQSDDGSETVPSTPKQLVFAEYLKKEMEREGLSDVEMDGNGYLYATLKANCKKRIPTIGFISHYDTSPDCSGENVRARIVKGYDGGDIELSAGIVSSPTKFPELKRHVGEDLIVTDGTTLLGADDKAGIAEIMQAMCWLRDHNEVKHGDIRIAFNPDEEIGKGAHLFDVERFGCEWAYTMDGGDLGELEYENFNAASAKVVLKGVSVHPGYAKGKMVNANRLACEFCAMLPADETPESTEGYEGFYHLTGIQACTEGARLSYIIRDHDRERFEDRKVFFEKCVCALNQKYGEGTAMATVSDTYYNMKEKIDPNMHVIDIVLRAMMECGVPPKVKPIRGGTDGAQLSYKGLPCPNIFAGGVNFHGPYEFVSVQVMQKAVNVITKICEITADYYD
- a CDS encoding RagB/SusD family nutrient uptake outer membrane protein, whose translation is MKINKYIIGGSMVAVSFALASCNDFLNKYPDSRMDLKNPSEVSQLLVSAYPSAHPAYLTEMYSDNTDEQLHSTWSTFDRFQEQAYQWKDIDEVRNAETPFQLWEAHYTAVATANEAIAHIKSVKNPRDYDAQLGEALLCRAFAMFQLSTVFCQAYDKTTAQNNLGMPYPTEPERIVGRLMERGTLAQLYEKIEKDLQEGISLVGTKYARPKFHFTKQAAYAFATRFYLYAQQYDKAVQYANMVLGDQPADVLRNWTEWNRLGPSGNVQPNAFVQASNNANILLLPVPSEWGVISIPVLAGSKYAHGEMTSKTETLQAPGPWGNSGTELLYTVTYNNGVSKYALRKIPYVPRVTDVAAGIGIPYTEFAVFNTDATLLERAEAYALSGKYAEALNDINTELAVFSKKKVRLTLDQIKDFYNSLAYYTPTKPTPRKALHPLFTIEKTTQEPLLQCILQLRRILTIHEGFRLQDVKRYGITLYRRQVDIRSTVTALTDSMKVGDPRLAIQLPQDVISAGITANPRNK
- a CDS encoding BACON domain-containing protein — translated: MNKFISISLATGLTALMVACSSDKDLPAYAAGLSVVKAQTTFHVLGGTQEVTLAAQPAQAYAQDAWLAVTKKGETLALTAETNTSPQTRNTLLVIKNQQGDSITLNIHQEGVSFGLPVGEEIYTADEAFEKSLATPSNVTVDYGATESWITVQKNGENIDVKVAANTTGKPRVGWVTAKAVGLTDSLRVVQASLADIEGEYIQTALMRLPSRDLEKKTTKVRIVATGTNKANFIVEDKYAWEVSFTPGKGLTMYNGKIVGKNEVKPGVFEYLITVIVADDFRKGHETAINGTQESVLLTFDDKGNLVFKEAQKLASEQTFASYGWNRFSDSKPVMGAFRGIGEVFVKPQLKRKP